TGAAAAATTAAAAGCCGAATATCAAATATCCGTAGATTTATATCCATGTGATTTGGGTGATCGGGCGGCGCGAGCTAAATTTCGTGATTATTTAGAAAATATTGAAGTAGCCATTCTTTGTAATAACGCTGGATTTGCGACTTTTGGTTGCCTACAAGACTTAGATGCAGACCGAGAGCGTGAAGAAGTTGAAGTTAATTCAGTGGCAATTCATGACCTGACTTTAGCTGTGTTGCCACAAATGATTAAAAGAAAAGCTGGGGCAATACTCATTGTGGGTTCTACTTCTGGTCATCAGCCGACTCCAGCAAATGCAACTTATGCAGCAACCAAGGCATTTGCCAATTCTTTTGCCGAGTCATTACATAGCGAACTTAAAGGGACAGGGGTTAGCTGTACGCTACTGGCTCCGGGGCCAACGAAAACTGGTTTTAACGAAGTTGCAGGCATTACAAAAATTGATGGTGTAGGTGGCGGTCTTGTTTGGGTAACCGCAGAACGCGTCGCCAAAGAAGCCATTCAAGGAATGGATCGAAATTGTCGAATTGTGATTCCGGGTTTCGTGGCACAGGCCCAAACCTTTGGAGGGCGTTACACACCACGCATTATTTTGCTGCCCATTCTTAAACAAGTATTTTCGAGATTAAGCCCATGAAACAGTTGATTAATGACTTACGTGTGCTTGTGGGTTTAGCCAATCTTGGCAATAAGCTTTATCACAATGCTCAATATTTGACTGCTGTTGTTGAAATTGATGAAAAAGCAATGGCGCGCTGGTTACCATCTGGAATGACACTAGTTAAACCTGCCAGAGCCGATCTGTTTTGTGCGTATTTCCC
This genomic stretch from Acinetobacter oleivorans DR1 harbors:
- a CDS encoding SDR family NAD(P)-dependent oxidoreductase translates to MSLPIPQASSRVVITGASSGIGEQLAKQFAVRGYSLVLVARRVEKLEALAEKLKAEYQISVDLYPCDLGDRAARAKFRDYLENIEVAILCNNAGFATFGCLQDLDADREREEVEVNSVAIHDLTLAVLPQMIKRKAGAILIVGSTSGHQPTPANATYAATKAFANSFAESLHSELKGTGVSCTLLAPGPTKTGFNEVAGITKIDGVGGGLVWVTAERVAKEAIQGMDRNCRIVIPGFVAQAQTFGGRYTPRIILLPILKQVFSRLSP